From Acinetobacter suaedae, one genomic window encodes:
- the rplS gene encoding 50S ribosomal protein L19, whose product MSGKHPLVQAVENAQLKTDIPAFAPGDTVVVQVKVKEGDRERLQAFEGVVIAKKNRGLNSAFTVRKISSGVGVERVFQTHSPIVAKIEVKRRGDVRRAKLYYLRELSGKAARIREKLPARKQG is encoded by the coding sequence ATGAGTGGTAAACATCCTTTAGTTCAAGCTGTTGAAAATGCACAGTTAAAAACTGATATCCCTGCTTTTGCTCCTGGTGACACAGTTGTTGTTCAGGTTAAAGTAAAAGAGGGTGATCGTGAGCGTCTTCAAGCATTTGAAGGTGTTGTAATCGCGAAGAAAAATCGTGGTTTAAACTCAGCTTTCACAGTTCGTAAAATTTCTAGCGGTGTTGGTGTTGAGCGTGTTTTCCAAACTCACTCTCCAATCGTTGCTAAAATCGAAGTGAAACGTCGTGGTGACGTTCGTCGTGCTAAACTTTACTACCTACGCGAGTTGTCTGGTAAAGCTGCACGTATTCGTGAAAAGTTACCAGCTCGTAAACAAGGTTAA
- a CDS encoding lipase family alpha/beta hydrolase: protein MQNLIRYLALTAMTIGISTSYASNATQVKSSFVISDYAKTKYPIVFVHGVAGFSRVGSDPMGVDYWHQILPNIARNGGNVWAARLSPFNSNEVRGEQLLQQTEEILAITGQSKVNFIAHSQGGPTSRYVAAMLPEKVASITSVSGTHKGSPVASLLMKSTGTMFGDASIALTNFFSAATVWAQGLDPQSYPHDAEAAGQSISVEGSEKFNAQYPMGVPTTACGEGTYQEQGIYMYSFSGVQAATNALDPLDPIFIGGSLIVDPKGDNDGMVSRCSAKFGRTIRDDLPWNHADEVNHVMGLKALFAPDPVDIYRQHANRLKLQGL from the coding sequence ATGCAAAATTTAATTCGTTATCTTGCTTTAACTGCAATGACCATTGGTATCTCAACAAGCTATGCTTCAAATGCGACCCAAGTCAAAAGCAGTTTTGTTATTTCAGACTACGCAAAAACCAAATATCCCATTGTTTTTGTTCATGGTGTCGCAGGCTTTTCTCGTGTAGGTAGTGACCCGATGGGTGTCGATTATTGGCATCAGATCTTACCCAATATTGCAAGAAATGGCGGCAATGTTTGGGCCGCTCGCTTATCTCCATTTAACTCAAATGAAGTTCGCGGTGAGCAACTCTTACAGCAAACTGAAGAGATTTTAGCGATTACAGGCCAATCCAAAGTGAATTTTATCGCTCATAGCCAAGGCGGACCAACTTCCCGCTATGTTGCAGCGATGCTTCCTGAAAAAGTAGCGTCTATAACCAGTGTGAGTGGCACTCATAAAGGCTCACCTGTTGCTAGTCTTTTAATGAAAAGTACGGGAACCATGTTTGGTGATGCGAGTATTGCCTTGACTAATTTCTTCTCAGCGGCAACTGTTTGGGCCCAAGGACTTGATCCCCAAAGCTACCCTCATGATGCTGAGGCGGCTGGACAGAGTATTTCTGTTGAAGGTTCAGAAAAGTTCAATGCTCAATATCCAATGGGCGTTCCAACGACTGCTTGTGGAGAAGGTACCTATCAAGAACAAGGAATTTATATGTATTCCTTTTCTGGCGTTCAAGCGGCTACCAACGCACTTGACCCACTCGACCCTATATTCATTGGTGGCAGCCTGATTGTTGATCCTAAAGGAGATAACGATGGCATGGTCAGCCGTTGCAGTGCGAAATTTGGTCGCACTATACGTGATGATCTCCCATGGAACCACGCGGATGAAGTGAACCATGTAATGGGGCTAAAAGCACTATTTGCACCTGATCCAGTTGATATCTACCGTCAACATGCAAATCGCCTTAAGTTGCAAGGCTTATAA
- a CDS encoding lipase secretion chaperone — protein sequence MNKKGNKTIIYSGLILSSILCIVFIYWLYPKTENYSGNITSSSKNQSSQHVQQLNSHNNLAQTLHGFQSSSQTDTETNCQLQFNASKKLIINEQTRNCFEYFLSQYGERNITEIRKNFQLYLEHHFQSAQQQQILALWSRYLDYREALSQLQIHETAKENYRYFQAAFHTIQDLKQRFFSTTEIEGLFGTEDEYQQYTLDRMQILENNSLDTSTKAKLLQERFEQLPQDWQENIKDLSRLEDLRALTAQIKARNGSPQELRDMRLHLVGEAATQRLEQLDQQRSVWKQQVQSYLEERKTIIDSNMSASAKTQAIQRLKQQQFKSTQEQQRLQTFETIYDQGGTLPFSY from the coding sequence ATGAATAAGAAAGGAAACAAAACGATCATCTACTCAGGACTCATACTCAGTTCCATTTTATGTATCGTCTTTATTTATTGGCTCTATCCGAAGACCGAGAACTATTCAGGAAATATAACATCGTCTTCTAAAAACCAATCTAGTCAACACGTTCAGCAACTTAATTCACACAATAATTTAGCTCAAACATTACATGGATTTCAAAGCTCAAGCCAGACAGACACAGAAACCAATTGTCAGTTGCAATTTAATGCCTCAAAAAAATTGATCATAAATGAACAAACCCGAAACTGTTTCGAATATTTCCTATCACAATATGGAGAAAGAAATATCACAGAAATTCGCAAGAATTTTCAACTTTATTTAGAACATCATTTTCAATCAGCACAACAACAGCAAATCTTAGCACTTTGGTCTCGTTATTTAGATTACCGCGAAGCACTGAGCCAACTACAAATACATGAAACAGCGAAGGAAAACTATCGCTATTTCCAAGCAGCTTTTCACACCATACAAGATCTAAAACAACGCTTCTTTTCTACCACAGAAATAGAGGGGTTATTCGGCACAGAAGATGAATATCAACAATACACTCTAGATCGTATGCAAATTTTAGAGAATAACTCGCTAGATACGTCAACTAAAGCCAAATTACTCCAAGAGCGTTTTGAACAACTTCCTCAGGACTGGCAAGAAAATATTAAAGATTTATCTAGATTAGAAGATTTGCGTGCATTAACAGCACAAATTAAAGCCCGCAATGGTTCACCACAAGAATTACGTGATATGCGTCTTCATTTAGTTGGCGAAGCAGCAACACAACGCCTAGAACAACTTGATCAACAAAGATCAGTATGGAAGCAACAAGTACAATCCTATTTAGAAGAACGTAAAACCATCATCGATAGCAATATGAGTGCGTCTGCCAAAACTCAAGCAATTCAACGGCTCAAACAACAACAATTCAAATCCACACAAGAACAACAACGTCTACAAACATTTGAAACGATCTATGATCAAGGAGGGACACTACCATTTAGTTATTAA
- the truB gene encoding tRNA pseudouridine(55) synthase TruB produces MKKSAYRHLSGVFLLNKPIGMSSNGALQKVRRLFNAQKAGHTGALDPLATGLLPICLGEATKFSHYLLDSTKRYQTTVKLGQTTTTGDIEGEVLQQRTVPLLTRESIEQVLAQFRGDIQQVPPMYSALKREGRPLYELARQGIEIERAARPVTIYDLTLVSFTEDSLTLDVTCSKGTYIRVLGEEIGEALGCGGHLTYLHRIQTGHFEINPDYTLEYLESLSQEQRDALLLPVYAPVEHFPRVQLPEGREKYFGNGQESNIDHEAVAEVLVFDGERCLGLAEITDKKRLVPKRLLNL; encoded by the coding sequence ATGAAAAAAAGTGCTTATCGTCATTTGAGTGGCGTGTTTCTTTTAAATAAGCCGATAGGGATGAGTTCAAATGGGGCATTGCAAAAAGTACGTCGACTTTTCAATGCACAAAAAGCAGGGCATACAGGTGCTTTAGATCCATTAGCAACGGGTTTATTACCCATTTGTTTAGGGGAAGCAACCAAATTTTCTCATTATTTATTGGATTCAACCAAACGTTATCAAACGACGGTAAAGCTTGGACAAACCACAACGACTGGAGATATCGAAGGCGAAGTTCTTCAGCAACGAACTGTTCCGCTTTTGACTCGTGAAAGTATAGAACAGGTTTTAGCTCAATTTCGTGGTGATATTCAGCAAGTCCCTCCGATGTATTCTGCATTGAAAAGAGAAGGCCGCCCTTTATATGAGTTGGCACGTCAGGGCATTGAGATTGAACGAGCAGCGCGTCCTGTCACGATTTATGATCTAACTTTGGTGAGTTTTACCGAAGATAGTTTAACTTTAGATGTGACCTGTTCAAAAGGGACTTATATCCGTGTACTTGGAGAGGAGATAGGTGAAGCTTTGGGTTGTGGTGGTCATTTGACATATTTGCATCGGATTCAAACGGGCCATTTTGAGATTAATCCAGACTATACCCTTGAGTATTTAGAAAGCTTGTCACAAGAACAACGCGATGCATTATTGCTTCCTGTGTATGCACCTGTAGAACATTTTCCACGTGTTCAATTACCAGAAGGACGTGAAAAATATTTTGGTAATGGTCAAGAAAGCAATATTGATCATGAGGCTGTAGCTGAGGTGTTAGTTTTTGATGGAGAGCGTTGTTTAGGTTTAGCTGAAATTACTGATAAAAAACGTCTTGTACCAAAACGCTTACTCAACTTATAA
- a CDS encoding sulfite exporter TauE/SafE family protein, translated as MEWELILSLVFFAFCAGTIDAAVGGGGLIQIPALMGALPQTAPATIFGTNKLASICGTASAAFSFARRVKLKWPLLLVIAIFAFVSSFAGAACVSMIPTHILRPFVLIMLIVIAVYTLMKKQFGQVHVDQRITPKLLMFAAIGSLAIGFYDGIFGPGTGSFFIFFFIRFLQVDFLHASALSKIGNFMTNLAALSFFVPTGHVLFTLGLMMAVANIAGSLLGVRLALKYGSGFIRILFLILVSILICRLGYQIIVAV; from the coding sequence ATGGAATGGGAACTCATTCTCAGCTTAGTCTTCTTTGCTTTTTGTGCGGGGACGATCGATGCTGCCGTTGGTGGTGGTGGATTGATTCAAATTCCTGCATTGATGGGTGCACTACCTCAAACCGCACCAGCCACGATTTTTGGAACCAATAAACTCGCTTCGATTTGCGGCACTGCCTCAGCAGCATTTTCATTTGCACGACGAGTAAAATTGAAATGGCCACTATTGTTGGTGATAGCAATTTTTGCATTTGTCAGCTCGTTTGCAGGAGCGGCATGTGTCTCAATGATTCCGACACATATTCTAAGACCCTTTGTTTTGATCATGTTGATTGTGATTGCAGTCTATACTTTGATGAAAAAGCAATTTGGGCAAGTGCATGTCGATCAGCGGATTACACCGAAGCTGCTTATGTTCGCTGCGATCGGAAGCTTAGCAATTGGTTTCTATGACGGTATCTTTGGCCCAGGGACGGGTAGCTTCTTTATTTTCTTTTTTATTCGCTTTCTACAAGTTGATTTTTTACATGCTTCAGCCTTGTCGAAGATTGGCAATTTTATGACCAATCTCGCTGCACTCAGCTTTTTTGTGCCCACAGGTCATGTGCTGTTTACTTTAGGCTTAATGATGGCGGTTGCTAACATTGCTGGTTCATTATTGGGTGTTCGCTTGGCATTAAAATATGGTAGTGGTTTTATTCGCATCTTATTTTTGATTTTGGTCAGTATCTTAATTTGCCGTTTGGGATATCAGATTATTGTTGCGGTTTGA
- a CDS encoding hemerythrin domain-containing protein — MNIFEALRESHDKQRSLAKKLIETSGQSEERKELFDLLKNELYAHSVAEDRYLYIPLMFDDGGLDITRHALAEHHEMDELVETLEETDMSSPSWLATAKQLSEKVHHHLKEEEHKFFQQAGKILEDAEKEKLGKQYLTEYQKYKTEVV; from the coding sequence ATGAATATATTTGAAGCACTACGAGAAAGTCATGACAAACAACGTTCACTTGCAAAAAAATTAATTGAAACTAGTGGGCAAAGTGAAGAACGAAAAGAGCTTTTTGATTTATTGAAGAATGAACTCTATGCGCATTCAGTTGCAGAAGATCGTTATTTATATATTCCACTGATGTTTGATGATGGAGGTTTGGATATTACGCGTCATGCCTTGGCTGAACATCATGAAATGGATGAATTAGTCGAGACACTTGAAGAAACAGATATGAGTAGTCCAAGCTGGTTGGCAACTGCAAAACAATTAAGTGAAAAGGTACATCATCATTTAAAAGAAGAAGAACATAAATTTTTCCAGCAAGCTGGAAAAATCTTGGAGGATGCTGAAAAAGAAAAATTAGGTAAACAATATCTTACGGAGTATCAAAAATATAAAACCGAAGTTGTTTGA
- a CDS encoding EamA family transporter, translating into MKNLQLVAVLYMVLSMVAYQISASFAKQLITTLDPLTVTILRLSFATIIVAIMFRSWTIISKLKHLKWRDLLLYTASLGCMNILFYTSLGKLPQGIAVGLEFIGPLGLALLSIKQRSDYLWVAFAILGIALMVPWHDANQHNFSYFGAACAVGAGIFWALYIYFGHRVAQQNIGMHALTIAIALSALTLLPFGLWNNAPVLLDTQYWGKALVIAILATAIPYALDLMALKRLSNLSYGTLTSLAPALAALAGLVILHEQISLIQWVALFCIMIASIGVTLRGEKSPTP; encoded by the coding sequence ATGAAAAATCTCCAATTAGTTGCTGTGCTTTACATGGTGTTGTCCATGGTGGCTTATCAAATCAGCGCGTCATTTGCTAAACAGCTGATCACAACACTTGATCCCCTCACTGTGACGATTTTAAGGCTGAGCTTTGCAACGATCATCGTGGCAATCATGTTTCGGTCTTGGACTATCATTTCCAAGCTCAAACACCTGAAATGGCGAGATTTGCTTCTTTATACAGCATCCTTAGGCTGTATGAATATTCTGTTTTACACGTCTTTGGGGAAACTCCCTCAAGGGATTGCGGTGGGTTTAGAATTTATTGGACCACTTGGATTAGCATTACTTTCAATCAAACAACGCAGTGATTATCTTTGGGTTGCATTTGCAATTTTAGGCATTGCCTTAATGGTCCCATGGCATGATGCCAACCAACATAATTTCTCTTATTTCGGCGCAGCTTGTGCCGTAGGTGCTGGGATTTTTTGGGCTTTATATATTTACTTCGGACATCGGGTCGCGCAACAAAATATAGGAATGCATGCATTAACGATTGCCATCGCATTATCGGCCTTGACCTTATTGCCATTTGGTTTATGGAATAATGCGCCTGTTCTTCTGGATACCCAATATTGGGGTAAAGCTCTCGTAATTGCGATCCTTGCGACGGCGATTCCGTATGCACTCGATCTAATGGCATTAAAACGTTTGAGTAACCTGAGTTACGGGACATTGACCAGTCTAGCGCCTGCTTTAGCGGCATTGGCGGGATTGGTCATTCTCCATGAGCAAATCAGCCTGATTCAGTGGGTTGCCTTGTTTTGTATTATGATCGCATCTATTGGTGTGACCTTACGTGGAGAGAAATCACCTACCCCGTAA
- a CDS encoding EamA family transporter — protein sequence MSNPSLKSPLSAIALLMLAMICVQGSGSLAKILFQSFPVLTVSAMRLCFGAIILAVIFKVWTINFRAVRWKAILSYGIALAGMNGLFYLSLERLPLGIAVAFEFIGPLSVALYHARQKYDFIWVGCAILGLILLFPLQQAQHSLDLVGVFFAISAGACWALYIIAGQKPSGISGNHTVCLGMSIGMLCLLPFAVFSGAIDRVFELPNLYYFIGLAILASALPFSLEMIALRNLTPLSFGTLMSLEPAVAALSGFIFLGEKLLWNQWLALTTIIIASIGCTFTMQRARQQKEAK from the coding sequence ATGTCCAATCCATCTCTAAAGTCGCCACTTTCTGCTATAGCTCTACTAATGCTAGCGATGATCTGTGTCCAAGGTAGTGGTTCTTTAGCAAAAATTTTATTTCAAAGTTTCCCTGTTTTGACTGTTTCTGCGATGCGCTTGTGTTTTGGTGCAATCATTTTGGCGGTAATTTTCAAAGTTTGGACTATTAACTTTCGTGCAGTCCGCTGGAAAGCGATCTTAAGCTATGGGATTGCTTTGGCTGGAATGAATGGACTGTTCTACTTATCGCTAGAGCGACTTCCACTCGGGATTGCCGTTGCTTTTGAATTTATTGGGCCCTTAAGCGTCGCGCTCTATCATGCACGCCAAAAGTATGACTTTATTTGGGTTGGTTGTGCCATTTTAGGCTTGATTCTCTTATTTCCATTGCAACAGGCTCAGCATAGTCTTGATCTCGTTGGTGTATTTTTTGCCATCAGTGCAGGTGCATGTTGGGCACTCTATATTATTGCAGGACAAAAACCTTCAGGTATTTCTGGCAATCATACCGTATGTCTTGGAATGAGCATCGGCATGTTGTGTTTACTACCATTTGCTGTATTTTCTGGTGCAATTGATCGTGTTTTTGAGCTACCAAATCTGTATTATTTTATTGGGCTTGCCATTCTCGCCAGTGCCTTGCCATTCTCCCTAGAAATGATTGCTTTGCGCAATCTGACTCCATTGAGTTTTGGTACATTAATGAGCTTGGAACCAGCAGTTGCAGCACTTTCAGGATTTATATTTTTAGGTGAAAAATTATTGTGGAATCAATGGCTCGCCTTAACCACCATTATCATCGCCTCCATCGGTTGTACTTTTACCATGCAACGCGCTCGACAACAAAAAGAGGCTAAATGA
- a CDS encoding M23 family metallopeptidase has protein sequence MLKLNRVFAIGIMTFIPFSVYAAPAFKAPFSCGQTWSYSTYPGHNYNALDFVRWDNGATSGAAVLASAGGTVSVSSIGWNGGAGNMVVINHGNGWSTHYFHLNAIHVSVGASIGQGQQIGTVGSTGQSTGPHLHYEQRLNSTAQSIVINGNSLAPYPGSYGQRVLTSDNGCGGTTPPPPPPSGNKYWVDTWADANGRSSPGGTITGTLYKGTHYVYCKVWGPKVQNSTGTQWNHWWLKTDLDVGPTNQWVSAYMLSRWGNDEAKDNSGVVIPNCP, from the coding sequence ATGTTAAAACTAAACCGAGTTTTTGCCATCGGTATCATGACATTCATTCCTTTCTCAGTATATGCCGCACCTGCTTTTAAAGCCCCTTTTTCCTGTGGTCAAACTTGGAGTTATAGCACTTACCCAGGTCACAACTACAATGCTTTAGATTTTGTGCGCTGGGATAATGGTGCAACATCAGGAGCAGCTGTGCTTGCTTCTGCTGGTGGAACTGTATCGGTAAGCTCGATCGGTTGGAATGGTGGTGCAGGTAATATGGTGGTGATCAATCATGGAAATGGTTGGTCAACTCATTATTTTCATTTAAATGCCATTCATGTCAGTGTGGGGGCTTCAATTGGTCAAGGTCAACAAATTGGTACTGTTGGAAGTACAGGGCAGAGTACAGGACCACATTTACATTATGAACAACGTCTAAATAGTACAGCACAAAGTATTGTGATTAATGGAAACTCGCTTGCCCCTTATCCTGGAAGTTATGGGCAAAGAGTTCTCACCAGTGATAATGGTTGTGGTGGTACAACACCTCCACCACCGCCACCAAGTGGCAATAAATATTGGGTAGACACGTGGGCGGATGCCAATGGACGTTCTAGTCCGGGTGGTACGATTACTGGAACGTTATATAAAGGTACCCATTATGTGTATTGTAAGGTTTGGGGACCAAAGGTTCAGAACTCGACAGGTACACAGTGGAACCACTGGTGGTTAAAAACAGATTTAGATGTTGGACCTACCAATCAGTGGGTTTCAGCATATATGTTATCGCGTTGGGGTAATGATGAAGCCAAAGATAACAGTGGTGTCGTTATTCCAAACTGTCCTTAA
- a CDS encoding M23 family metallopeptidase translates to MTEIQFKEQALHAQTKLLFKMFATITVMAVSIHAAAADPLPNRPAFKLPFPCGAQIELKTYQGHSPDDKKIDMYRVGMFTGSPITASADGLVHQSFYPGGIEIRHGNGWFTTYMHMSSHVPVGTQVKQGDVVGYMGDVGSPGIPHLHYEQLYAPGLNDAGNQHIVNPVLQGEWLYMVPNTPLMRTSSNCPNTSPPPPPSSNKYWVDTWGDANGRSSPGGTITGTLYKGTHYVYCKVWGPKVQNSTGTQWNHWWLKTDLDVGPTNQWVSAYMLSRWGNDQAKDNSGVVIPNCP, encoded by the coding sequence ATGACTGAAATACAATTTAAAGAACAAGCTCTGCATGCTCAAACAAAGTTATTGTTTAAAATGTTTGCAACAATCACAGTTATGGCGGTTTCGATACACGCTGCGGCTGCTGATCCATTGCCTAATCGACCTGCATTTAAGTTGCCCTTTCCTTGTGGTGCTCAAATTGAGTTAAAAACCTATCAAGGACATAGCCCCGATGATAAAAAAATTGATATGTATCGCGTTGGCATGTTTACAGGCAGTCCAATTACGGCTTCGGCTGATGGGTTAGTCCATCAATCCTTCTACCCAGGTGGTATTGAGATCAGACATGGCAATGGTTGGTTTACTACCTATATGCATATGAGTAGTCATGTTCCTGTTGGGACGCAGGTCAAACAAGGTGATGTGGTGGGTTATATGGGGGATGTCGGTTCACCAGGCATTCCACATTTACATTATGAACAATTATACGCACCAGGTTTAAATGATGCAGGCAACCAGCATATTGTGAATCCTGTCTTGCAAGGAGAATGGTTGTACATGGTACCGAATACACCATTGATGAGAACCAGTTCGAACTGTCCAAATACTTCGCCACCACCACCACCAAGTAGTAATAAATATTGGGTAGATACATGGGGCGACGCCAATGGACGTTCTAGTCCAGGTGGTACGATTACTGGAACGTTATATAAAGGTACCCATTATGTGTATTGTAAGGTTTGGGGACCAAAGGTTCAGAACTCGACAGGTACACAGTGGAACCACTGGTGGTTAAAAACAGATTTAGATGTTGGACCGACCAATCAATGGGTTTCAGCATATATGTTATCACGTTGGGGTAATGATCAAGCCAAAGATAACAGTGGTGTCGTTATTCCAAACTGTCCTTAA
- the serA gene encoding phosphoglycerate dehydrogenase codes for MSQHLSLPKDKIRFLLLEGVHQNAIDTLNAAGYTNIDYHKTALEGDALKAAIKDAHFIGIRSRTQLTEEIFEAANKLIAVGCFCIGTNQVDLKAAMSRGIPVFNAPYSNTRSVAELVLAETILLLRRVPEKSKVTHAGGWDKSAVGSYETRGKTLGIVGYGSIGSQLSVLAESLGMKVIYFDAVTKLPLGNARQVGSMDELLATADVVSLHVPDVPSTRNFFKKEQFAKMKQGSIFLNAARGTCVVIEDLADAIKSGHLAGAAVDVFPKEPKANGEEFVSPLRGLDNVILTPHVGGSTMEAQANIGLEVAEKFVAYSDKGMTLSAVNFPEIALPLSDGQHRLLHIHKNVPGVLSKINTLFAEQGINISGQSLMTKGDIGYLVMDVDASASQEALDTLHNVEGTIRVRVLF; via the coding sequence ATGAGCCAACATCTATCACTCCCTAAAGATAAAATCCGTTTTCTATTGTTAGAGGGCGTTCATCAAAACGCTATCGATACTTTAAACGCTGCGGGTTATACCAATATCGATTACCACAAGACTGCACTTGAAGGCGATGCATTAAAAGCAGCGATTAAAGATGCTCACTTTATTGGTATTCGTTCGCGCACTCAATTGACTGAAGAGATCTTTGAAGCAGCGAATAAATTGATTGCGGTAGGTTGTTTCTGTATCGGTACAAACCAAGTCGATTTAAAAGCAGCGATGTCGCGTGGTATCCCTGTTTTCAACGCACCATATTCAAATACACGTTCAGTTGCTGAACTCGTTCTAGCTGAAACTATTTTATTACTTCGCCGTGTTCCTGAAAAATCAAAAGTTACACATGCTGGCGGTTGGGATAAATCAGCTGTTGGTTCGTATGAAACTCGTGGCAAAACTTTAGGTATTGTCGGTTACGGTTCAATTGGTTCACAGCTTTCTGTTTTAGCTGAAAGCTTGGGTATGAAAGTTATCTATTTTGATGCTGTGACTAAATTACCTTTAGGTAATGCTCGTCAAGTTGGTTCTATGGATGAACTTTTAGCAACTGCTGACGTAGTTTCATTACACGTTCCAGATGTACCATCTACACGTAACTTCTTCAAGAAAGAACAGTTTGCAAAAATGAAACAAGGTTCGATCTTCTTAAATGCAGCACGTGGTACATGTGTTGTTATTGAAGATCTAGCAGATGCGATTAAATCAGGCCACCTTGCAGGTGCAGCGGTTGACGTATTCCCGAAAGAGCCTAAAGCAAATGGTGAAGAGTTTGTTTCACCACTACGTGGTTTAGACAACGTGATATTGACTCCACACGTTGGTGGTTCAACCATGGAAGCGCAAGCGAACATTGGTTTAGAAGTAGCTGAGAAATTTGTTGCTTATTCAGACAAAGGTATGACGCTTTCTGCGGTGAACTTCCCTGAAATCGCATTACCGCTTTCTGATGGTCAACACCGTTTACTTCACATCCACAAAAACGTTCCTGGTGTATTGTCTAAGATCAATACATTATTCGCTGAACAAGGCATCAATATCTCTGGTCAGTCATTAATGACTAAAGGCGATATCGGTTACTTAGTAATGGATGTTGATGCTTCTGCATCTCAAGAAGCTTTGGATACGCTACACAATGTAGAAGGTACAATTCGCGTACGTGTATTGTTCTAA